A region of Arabidopsis thaliana chromosome 5, partial sequence DNA encodes the following proteins:
- a CDS encoding Plant self-incompatibility protein S1 family (Plant self-incompatibility protein S1 family; LOCATED IN: endomembrane system; CONTAINS InterPro DOMAIN/s: Plant self-incompatibility S1 (InterPro:IPR010264); BEST Arabidopsis thaliana protein match is: Plant self-incompatibility protein S1 family (TAIR:AT1G09245.1); Has 30201 Blast hits to 17322 proteins in 780 species: Archae - 12; Bacteria - 1396; Metazoa - 17338; Fungi - 3422; Plants - 5037; Viruses - 0; Other Eukaryotes - 2996 (source: NCBI BLink).) yields MSRLIFFILVTAIYFVGNEACKEIEIVIKNTLGPSRILQYHCRSGNTNVGVQYLNFKGTRIIKFKDDGTERSRWNCLFRQGINMKFFTEVEAYRPDLKHPLCGKRYELSARMDAIYFKMDERPPQPLNKWRS; encoded by the coding sequence ATGAGTCGtctaatatttttcatattagtTACTGCCATTTATTTTGTAGGAAATGAAGCTTGCAAGGAAATTGAGATTGTAATTAAGAACACACTTGGTCCAAGTAGAATTCTTCAATATCATTGCCGTTCTGGAAACACTAATGTAGGAGTccaatatttaaactttaaaggTACAAGAATCATTAAATTCAAGGATGACGGAACCGAGCGATCACGTTGGAACTGTCTTTTCAGGCAAGGGATTAACATGAAGTTTTTTACTGAGGTTGAAGCGTACCGTCCAGATTTAAAGCATCCTCTATGTGGTAAACGATATGAATTAAGTGCTAGAATGGAtgcaatatattttaaaatggatGAACGTCCTCCACAACCTCTAAACAAATGGCGTTcataa
- a CDS encoding F-box family protein (F-box family protein; FUNCTIONS IN: molecular_function unknown; INVOLVED IN: biological_process unknown; LOCATED IN: endomembrane system; CONTAINS InterPro DOMAIN/s: F-box domain, cyclin-like (InterPro:IPR001810); BEST Arabidopsis thaliana protein match is: F-box family protein (TAIR:AT5G39480.1); Has 54 Blast hits to 54 proteins in 11 species: Archae - 0; Bacteria - 0; Metazoa - 0; Fungi - 2; Plants - 52; Viruses - 0; Other Eukaryotes - 0 (source: NCBI BLink).), with protein sequence MNTELFGACLLLMLPEDIFVVISRFLSPSDICNLILCGKSLRALVDSEKTWLVQCEEVKVLPLLEIVQWRIGISSYKALCRFLVEVVKPLLGIWVQQNPELGNVVYVMPGFLSVVGCRIIPQKVAPSWIQEDRVKWSPVFEIICGFDGSNGFFLHGRDKEGSCLYPGFVMGIEKNCDVLQLEVVPRQEKSSCNEIERGASRKEGEIPFWMLAFSDRKHLLNIVTNHVGLHVVEPLNEMLFPTLKDDEVKLNERRTILLKMHKFGGNWKNMNLEEDGQLSYNPMQVKINEMLENLDDDFFFELHEDLIEVTPTESTYVLRKSSSSKNTTPSQSEIRHSNRKSFLSSGDTFGLGLKASYTEMSYYKGWPDMYVHHFLLYKLPVKKAVDHETYAGLWGGTFGWPAGKCPKGKTEKSLYLLMLTYEKEYSERVLIGTKILEGNRLVSRPNGTTMFVVKIDTPSLEPFPVDADEIHFENSYSGKGVTDGYGFRYLGSKPGSLFVITNDFLAFVWKDTKTMITLHRLNLTEILKKGLGSCVPPSHPMKNFTYMRTSSMNEFTSSSTDLCYSD encoded by the coding sequence ATGAACACGGAATTATTTGGTGCTTGCTTGCTTCTTATGCTTCCAGAAGATATCTTTGTTGTTATCTctcgttttctttctccaagCGATATTTGCAACCTAATCTTGTGCGGCAAAAGTCTTCGTGCCCTTGTCGATTCCGAGAAGACATGGCTTGTGCAATGTGAAGAAGTAAAGGTTCTTCCTTTGTTGGAAATAGTCCAATGGCGAATCGGGATCTCTTCTTACAAGGCCCTTTGTAGGTTTCTTGTAGAGGTGGTGAAGCCGCTTCTTGGGATTTGGGTGCAACAAAACCCTGAACTTGGGAATGTTGTTTATGTGATGCCTGGTTTCTTGTCTGTTGTTGGGTGCCGGATAATTCCACAAAAGGTTGCTCCTTCGTGGATTCAAGAGGACCGAGTTAAGTGGTCACCGGTGTTTGAGATAATCTGCGGGTTTGATGGCTCTAACGGGTTTTTCCTCCAtggaagagacaaagaagGCAGTTGCTTGTACCCTGGTTTTGTTATGGGCATTGAGAAGAATTGCGATGTACTTCAGCTCGAAGTTGTGCCGAGGCAAGAGAAGAGTTCGTGCAATGAGATTGAGAGAGGAGCCTCAAGAAAGGAGGGAGAGATTCCATTTTGGATGCTCGCTTTTAGCGATAGAAAACACTTGCTCAATATTGTCACAAACCATGTAGGTCTACATGTGGTGGAACCATTAAATGAAATGTTATTTCCCACAttgaaagatgatgaagtaAAGCTGAATGAACGCAGAACCATTCTCCTTAAAATGCACAAGTTTGGTGGAAATTGGAAGAACATGAATTTGGAGGAGGATGGTCAGTTGAGTTACAATCCCATGCAGGTAAAAATAAACGAGATGTTGGAAAATCTCGAtgatgactttttttttgaattgcaTGAGGATCTGATAGAGGTCACACCAACAGAGAGCACATATGTTTTACGGAAGTCTAGTTCTTCAAAGAACACAACACCTTCGCAGAGTGAAATTAGACATTCGAATCGCAAAAGCTTTCTTAGCTCTGGTGATACATTCGGTCTTGGACTCAAAGCTTCCTACACTGAGATGTCTTATTATAAAGGGTGGCCAGACATGTACGTACACCACTTTTTACTCTATAAACTACCAGTTAAGAAAGCCGTCGATCACGAAACGTATGCTGGTTTGTGGGGAGGAACGTTTGGCTGGCCAGCTGGAAAATGTCCTAAAGGTAAGACGGAAAAGTCTCTTTACTTACTGATGCTCACTTATGAAAAAGAATATAGTGAGAGAGTTCTCATTGGGACAAAAATACTGGAAGGAAATCGCCTTGTGAGCCGTCCCAATGGAACTACAATGTTTGTTGTAAAAATCGATACACCTTCTCTTGAGCCCTTTCCAGTGGATGCAGATGAAATACATTTTGAGAATTCTTACTCGGGAAAAGGTGTCACAGATGGTTATGGATTCCGCTATCTCGGTTCTAAACCCGGTTCCCTTTTCGTGATCACTAATGATTTTCTTGCATTCGTTTGGAAAGACACCAAAACTATGATTACGTTGCATAGACTAAACCTTACAGAGATCTTGAAGAAGGGTTTGGGATCTTGTGTGCCGCCTTCGCATCCTATGAAGAATTTTACTTATATGAGAACGTCCTCCATGAACGAGTTTACCAGCTCATCAACTGATTTGTGTTACTCCGACTAA